A DNA window from Thalassospiraceae bacterium LMO-JJ14 contains the following coding sequences:
- the gatC gene encoding Asp-tRNA(Asn)/Glu-tRNA(Gln) amidotransferase subunit GatC produces the protein MSLTKDDVRKIAFLARIRVPDERLEPLAGELNNIVGWVEQLGEIDTAGVAPMTSVVEIETPMRDDLVTDGGMPEKVLANAPDGEGRFYGVPKVVE, from the coding sequence ATGTCGTTAACCAAAGACGATGTCCGCAAGATCGCGTTTCTGGCGCGTATTCGCGTTCCCGACGAGCGTCTGGAACCGCTTGCCGGCGAACTGAACAACATCGTCGGCTGGGTCGAGCAGCTTGGCGAAATCGACACTGCCGGCGTCGCGCCGATGACCAGTGTCGTCGAGATCGAGACACCGATGCGCGATGACTTGGTCACGGACGGCGGTATGCCGGAAAAAGTGCTGGCCAACGCGCCGGACGGGGAAGGGCGGTTCTACGGCGTGCCGAAGGTGGTGGAATGA
- the gatA gene encoding Asp-tRNA(Asn)/Glu-tRNA(Gln) amidotransferase subunit GatA, with product MSDLRDWTIASAADALGKGDVSSVELTDAFIDAMEAGRTLNAFITETPELARERAGASDTRRKNGDAQGPMDGVPIGMKDLFCTEGVRTTAASRILDNFIPTYESTVSGKLRDAGAVMLGKTNLDEFAMGSANITSYFGSVKNPWTPEGANANLVPGGSSGGSVAAVSGGLAIAATGTDTGGSIRQPASFTGLVGMKPTYGRCSRWGTVAFASSLDQAGPLTRTVEDAAIMLQVMSGHDPKDSTSLPMDLPDFRAACTKNAKGLRVGIPREYTLDGMPADIQKLWEQGAQWFRDMGAEIVEVSLPHTKYALPTYYIVAPAEASSNLARYDGVRYGHRVPGDSLDEMYELTRGEGFGAEVQRRVLIGTYVLSAGYYDAYYVKAQQVRTLIAEDFKNVFADVDVLLTPTAPSAAFAEGEKMDDPIAMYLNDVFTVPASLAGLPAISVPGGLDANGLPLGLQLISGVCQEETLFRAASALEQAANFTSRPEVTL from the coding sequence ATGAGCGATCTTCGTGACTGGACCATAGCGTCCGCCGCCGATGCCCTGGGCAAGGGTGACGTGTCTTCCGTGGAACTGACCGACGCCTTCATCGACGCGATGGAGGCCGGGCGCACATTGAACGCCTTTATCACCGAAACGCCGGAACTGGCCCGTGAACGGGCAGGGGCGTCCGACACGCGGCGCAAGAACGGTGACGCGCAAGGCCCGATGGACGGCGTGCCGATCGGCATGAAGGACCTGTTCTGTACCGAAGGGGTTCGCACCACGGCGGCGTCCCGCATTCTCGACAATTTTATACCGACCTATGAAAGCACCGTCAGCGGTAAACTGCGCGATGCCGGCGCGGTGATGCTGGGCAAGACCAACCTGGACGAATTTGCCATGGGCTCGGCCAATATCACGTCGTATTTCGGGTCGGTGAAAAATCCTTGGACACCCGAGGGCGCCAACGCGAATCTGGTGCCGGGCGGCTCGTCGGGTGGTTCCGTCGCGGCTGTATCCGGCGGTCTGGCGATTGCCGCGACCGGGACCGATACCGGCGGCTCGATCCGCCAACCGGCCTCGTTCACGGGTCTAGTCGGCATGAAGCCGACATACGGCCGTTGCTCTCGCTGGGGGACGGTGGCGTTTGCATCCAGCCTCGATCAGGCGGGGCCGTTGACCCGTACCGTCGAGGACGCGGCGATCATGCTGCAGGTGATGAGCGGGCACGATCCGAAGGATTCGACCTCGCTGCCGATGGACCTGCCTGATTTTCGCGCCGCCTGCACGAAGAACGCCAAGGGATTGCGCGTCGGCATTCCCAGGGAATACACGCTGGACGGCATGCCGGCTGATATTCAGAAACTCTGGGAACAGGGCGCGCAGTGGTTCAGGGACATGGGGGCGGAAATCGTCGAGGTCTCGTTGCCGCACACCAAATATGCGCTGCCGACGTATTACATCGTCGCACCGGCGGAAGCGTCGTCGAACCTGGCGCGTTATGACGGTGTGCGCTACGGCCACCGTGTGCCGGGTGACAGCCTTGACGAAATGTACGAGCTGACGCGGGGCGAGGGGTTCGGCGCTGAAGTGCAGCGCCGGGTGCTGATCGGCACCTATGTGCTGTCGGCCGGTTACTATGACGCTTATTACGTCAAGGCGCAGCAGGTCCGCACCCTGATCGCCGAGGATTTCAAAAACGTCTTCGCCGATGTCGATGTGTTGCTGACCCCGACGGCGCCGAGCGCCGCCTTTGCCGAGGGCGAAAAGATGGACGATCCCATCGCCATGTATCTGAACGATGTTTTCACGGTGCCGGCGTCTCTGGCCGGACTGCCGGCGATTTCCGTGCCGGGCGGGTTGGATGCCAACGGCTTGCCGCTCGGGCTTCAACTGATCAGCGGTGTCTGTCAGGAAGAAACCCTGTTCCGTGCCGCAAGTGCGCTGGAACAGGCGGCGAACTTTACGTCGCGCCCGGAGGTGACGTTATGA
- the gatB gene encoding Asp-tRNA(Asn)/Glu-tRNA(Gln) amidotransferase subunit GatB, whose protein sequence is MSYLIQGETGDWEVVVGLEVHAQAITKSKLFSGAPATFGAKPNENVSLVDAAMPGMLPVINEMAIEQAVRTGLGLRAQINKYSVFERKNYFYADLPQGYQISQFQHPIVGEGIVTLDMPDGSTHEVGIERLHLEQDAGKSMHDQDPKRSMIDLNRAGVVLMEIVSKPDIRSPEQAGAYVRKLRAILRYLGTCDGNMEEGSMRADVNVSVRPKGSDELRTRAEIKNVNSVRFVMQAVEAEAERQVGVWEDGGEVVQETRLFDASRGETRSMRSKEFAHDYRYFPDPDLLPVRFDDDFIARIKSTLPELPDEKKDRLIKDMGLSAYDAGVLVADQETAAYFEEAAAGHEAKQVANWLTTNLFGALNKMGLGIGQSPVSAKHLGELVGLMEDGTISSKIAKDVFEIMLETSKAPGDIVEEKGLKQITDTGAIEAIVDQVIADNPDQVAEVRGGNEKAIGWFVGQVMKASQGKANPGQVNGLLRQKLLG, encoded by the coding sequence ATGAGCTATCTCATTCAGGGTGAAACGGGCGATTGGGAAGTCGTTGTCGGGCTGGAAGTTCATGCCCAGGCGATCACCAAATCCAAACTGTTTTCAGGCGCACCGGCAACCTTCGGCGCCAAGCCGAACGAGAACGTCTCGCTTGTCGACGCGGCGATGCCGGGGATGCTGCCGGTCATCAATGAAATGGCCATTGAGCAGGCGGTGCGCACAGGTCTTGGCCTGCGCGCACAGATCAACAAATATTCGGTGTTCGAGCGGAAGAACTATTTCTATGCCGATCTGCCGCAGGGCTATCAGATCAGCCAGTTCCAGCACCCGATTGTCGGCGAAGGCATAGTGACGCTGGATATGCCCGACGGCTCCACGCATGAGGTCGGGATCGAACGGTTGCATCTGGAGCAGGACGCCGGCAAGTCAATGCATGATCAGGACCCGAAGCGCTCGATGATCGATCTCAACCGCGCCGGTGTGGTGCTGATGGAAATCGTCTCCAAGCCCGATATCCGATCACCGGAGCAGGCTGGCGCATACGTCAGGAAACTGCGCGCCATTCTGCGCTATCTCGGCACCTGCGACGGCAACATGGAAGAAGGTTCCATGCGCGCCGACGTCAACGTCTCGGTGCGGCCCAAGGGGTCGGACGAACTGCGCACCCGCGCCGAGATCAAGAACGTGAACTCGGTCCGTTTCGTCATGCAGGCCGTCGAGGCCGAGGCCGAACGTCAGGTCGGTGTTTGGGAGGACGGCGGCGAGGTTGTTCAGGAAACCCGTCTGTTCGATGCCAGCCGGGGCGAAACGCGCTCTATGCGCTCCAAGGAATTCGCGCACGATTACCGTTATTTCCCGGACCCGGATTTGCTGCCGGTGCGCTTTGACGATGATTTCATCGCCCGCATCAAATCAACGTTGCCGGAACTGCCGGATGAGAAAAAAGACCGCCTTATCAAGGATATGGGACTTTCGGCCTATGATGCGGGCGTGCTTGTCGCCGATCAGGAAACCGCCGCTTATTTCGAGGAAGCCGCCGCCGGCCATGAAGCCAAGCAGGTCGCCAACTGGCTGACCACGAACCTGTTCGGTGCGCTGAACAAGATGGGGCTGGGCATCGGCCAAAGCCCCGTTTCGGCGAAGCACCTGGGCGAACTTGTCGGCCTGATGGAAGACGGGACGATTTCATCCAAGATCGCCAAGGACGTGTTCGAGATCATGCTCGAAACCTCAAAAGCGCCCGGCGATATCGTCGAGGAAAAAGGTCTGAAGCAGATCACCGACACTGGCGCCATCGAGGCCATCGTCGATCAGGTCATCGCCGATAATCCCGATCAGGTCGCCGAAGTGCGTGGCGGCAACGAAAAGGCCATCGGCTGGTTCGTCGGGCAGGTCATGAAGGCATCGCAGGGTAAGGCCAACCCGGGACAGGTCAACGGGTTGTTGCGCCAGAAGTTGTTGGGCTGA
- a CDS encoding GDP-L-fucose synthase, with protein sequence MDFELAGKRIYIAGHTGLVGGALARRLAGEDCQVLSAAHADLDLTRQSDVEAWFADNRPDAVIVAAAHVGGIRANSTYPAKFLYDNAAIALNVIEAARKSGVEKLLYLSAACTYPKLADQPIAEEALMTGPLEPTNEWYALAKIAGMKLCQAYRAEHGCNFISAQPSSVYGPGDNFDPEEGHVVASMMSKFHAAKETGAPTVELWGTGTPVREFMYIDDLADALVFLLNHYADPVPINVGTGEGTMIRDLADMIKDAVGYEGSLVWDAERPDGMPKRMLDSSHLLNLGWEPTVGLNEGLAKTYAWYNETLG encoded by the coding sequence ATGGATTTCGAACTCGCAGGGAAACGCATCTATATCGCCGGGCACACGGGCCTTGTCGGCGGCGCCCTCGCCCGCCGGCTCGCCGGCGAAGACTGCCAGGTACTGAGTGCCGCGCATGCCGATCTCGACCTGACCCGGCAAAGCGATGTCGAGGCCTGGTTCGCCGATAACCGTCCCGATGCGGTGATTGTCGCAGCCGCCCATGTCGGCGGTATCCGCGCCAACAGCACATACCCGGCAAAATTCCTGTACGACAATGCCGCGATTGCCCTGAACGTGATCGAGGCGGCGCGCAAATCCGGTGTCGAAAAGCTTTTATACCTGAGTGCGGCCTGCACCTATCCCAAGCTCGCCGATCAACCGATTGCCGAAGAAGCCCTGATGACCGGACCGCTGGAACCGACCAACGAATGGTATGCGCTGGCCAAGATCGCGGGCATGAAACTCTGCCAGGCTTACCGTGCCGAACACGGCTGCAATTTCATATCGGCACAACCCTCCAGCGTTTACGGCCCCGGCGACAACTTTGACCCGGAAGAAGGCCACGTCGTCGCCTCGATGATGAGCAAGTTTCATGCGGCAAAGGAAACCGGCGCGCCGACGGTTGAGCTTTGGGGGACCGGCACGCCGGTCCGCGAGTTCATGTATATCGACGATCTGGCGGACGCGTTGGTGTTTCTACTAAACCATTACGCAGACCCCGTGCCGATCAACGTCGGTACCGGCGAGGGCACGATGATCCGCGATCTCGCCGACATGATCAAAGACGCCGTCGGCTACGAAGGATCTTTGGTTTGGGATGCCGAGCGCCCGGACGGCATGCCGAAGCGCATGCTGGATTCATCGCATTTACTGAATCTGGGCTGGGAACCGACGGTCGGACTAAATGAGGGTTTGGCGAAGACGTATGCGTGGTACAACGAAACCCTCGGCTGA